A stretch of Lactiplantibacillus brownii DNA encodes these proteins:
- the mutL gene encoding DNA mismatch repair endonuclease MutL, whose protein sequence is MGKIHELASVLADQIAAGEVVERPASVVKELVENALDAQATQIDVLVLESGVQSIRVIDDGEGIADEDVLTAFKRHATSKITSREDLFRVHSLGFRGEALPSIASVADVVLATSTGKTGTSIHYRGGKLLKQAPAPLRQGTDITVTDLFFNTPARLKYLKSPQTELANIVDIVNRLALSYPAVAFRLVHNSKELLKTAGRGDLQQVIAGIYGVQNARKMVAIKGATADYELSGYVALPELTRASRQYITVLINGRAIKNQQLTKAVIKGYGSKLMVGRYPIAVIALKMDPLLVDVNVHPTKQEVRLSKEPELAALISTTITERLANVNLIPSALTNLGSHRRERLNTDQLAIDLNAASSQYQVKSQPAMSQAVPSLAPSAVEMTAETPTTASSETLTSAVPETESVATMPIMISDRRELDNTAVAAFDDRYQAEQVGLPFGPTKPAKTVAIEPATKETATPATTERFPELRYLGQMHGTYLLAEADDGMYILDQHAAQERINYEYYRQAIGEVSPDQQNLLVPIILDYPTSDVLKIKEQLPLLDELGIKLEAFGGNSFIVHSHPTWFKAGQEEDTLREMIDWVLQDGKLTVAQFREKSAIMMSCKRAIKANHHLDDQQARALLKKLPTCENPFNCPHGRPVTVHFTNTDMEKMFKRIQDNHISETNH, encoded by the coding sequence ATGGGAAAAATCCATGAATTAGCGTCCGTTTTAGCGGATCAAATCGCCGCTGGGGAAGTTGTGGAACGACCAGCATCGGTGGTTAAAGAACTGGTTGAAAATGCGCTTGATGCGCAGGCAACCCAAATAGATGTGTTGGTTTTAGAATCTGGTGTTCAGTCGATTCGGGTGATCGATGATGGTGAAGGAATTGCTGACGAAGATGTCCTCACGGCATTTAAACGGCATGCCACCAGTAAAATCACGTCGCGTGAAGATTTATTCCGCGTGCATTCGCTCGGTTTTCGTGGCGAAGCTTTACCTAGCATCGCGTCAGTCGCGGATGTGGTCTTGGCGACGAGTACCGGGAAGACTGGAACAAGTATTCACTATCGTGGGGGAAAGTTGCTCAAACAAGCCCCCGCACCGTTGCGACAAGGCACAGATATTACAGTGACGGATCTTTTTTTCAATACACCGGCACGATTAAAATATTTGAAGTCACCGCAAACGGAACTCGCTAACATTGTCGATATCGTCAATCGGCTGGCATTGAGCTATCCTGCTGTCGCTTTTCGGTTAGTTCATAACAGTAAAGAATTATTGAAGACTGCCGGACGGGGCGATCTACAACAAGTTATTGCGGGGATCTACGGTGTCCAAAACGCGCGCAAAATGGTGGCAATTAAAGGGGCCACCGCTGACTATGAGTTATCTGGTTACGTTGCCTTACCAGAATTGACGCGTGCCAGTCGCCAATATATTACGGTTTTGATTAACGGTCGTGCGATTAAGAATCAACAATTGACGAAGGCTGTGATCAAAGGCTACGGGTCTAAATTAATGGTCGGTCGGTATCCAATTGCGGTGATTGCGCTTAAAATGGACCCCTTGTTAGTTGATGTGAATGTGCATCCAACGAAACAAGAAGTGCGTTTGAGCAAAGAACCTGAGTTGGCCGCCTTGATTAGCACGACGATCACGGAGCGATTAGCCAATGTTAATTTAATTCCGTCGGCACTGACCAATTTGGGCAGTCATCGGCGCGAACGCTTGAATACTGACCAATTGGCTATCGACTTGAATGCGGCTTCTTCACAGTATCAAGTTAAGTCGCAACCAGCGATGAGTCAAGCGGTGCCATCATTAGCGCCATCTGCCGTTGAAATGACTGCGGAAACGCCGACGACAGCGAGTTCAGAGACGTTGACTTCGGCTGTGCCAGAAACTGAATCAGTTGCGACGATGCCAATCATGATCAGTGATCGACGTGAACTCGATAATACGGCGGTAGCGGCCTTTGATGATCGTTATCAAGCTGAACAGGTCGGTTTACCATTTGGCCCAACTAAGCCAGCTAAAACGGTGGCGATTGAACCCGCGACTAAAGAGACGGCGACCCCAGCGACCACTGAGCGTTTTCCAGAATTGCGTTATCTTGGTCAGATGCACGGGACGTATTTGTTAGCCGAAGCGGATGACGGCATGTATATTTTGGATCAACATGCTGCACAAGAGCGCATTAATTATGAATATTATCGGCAAGCAATTGGTGAAGTGAGCCCAGACCAACAGAACTTGTTAGTCCCAATCATTTTAGATTATCCAACCAGTGATGTGTTGAAAATCAAAGAGCAATTGCCACTCTTGGATGAACTAGGGATCAAGCTGGAAGCATTTGGGGGCAATAGTTTTATTGTTCATTCGCATCCAACTTGGTTTAAAGCGGGACAAGAAGAGGACACCTTGCGTGAAATGATTGATTGGGTGCTACAAGATGGCAAGTTGACTGTCGCTCAGTTCCGTGAAAAGTCAGCCATTATGATGTCGTGTAAACGGGCCATCAAGGCTAATCATCATTTGGATGATCAGCAAGCACGGGCGTTATTAAAAAAGCTACCAACTTGTGAGAATCCATTTAATTGCCCACACGGTCGCCCAGTAACGGTTCATTTCACTAACACTGATATGGAAAAAATGTTCAAGCGAATTCAAGATAACCATATTTCAGAAACTAATCATTGA
- a CDS encoding YfhO family protein, translating into MIKLRKIPLWVSYTVMFVLICGLTFSSLFLAGRTLIWEVDGIAQHFPILLEFQKILQSNPLKLFGWSWNLGLGADQLTTFAYYVVGDPFNYLVAFTSRAYLEFTYQALIILRLYCAGLAFLGFSKQFHFSRLSRLIGTLTYTFTAYTFYVGMHHPFFILPMIWFPLLCWAIERVLQGKNWLPVTLITAMVITSNFYFAYLLALGSLIYAFVRFWQLTREHRMQCRFMTLFWRLLIAVTLGVAMSGVILVPTILAMLHATRTSFDFANGLWTYPINYYVNLPNRLLTNGGSVQYWVTLGLSSISFLGALFTLKHFKRYWTLNWVLVAMMIGILVPGFAAFFNVLSTPSNRWLMMATLVFALATMIFVDEMAHLTAGDLKWLAGMSIGLLGLIWVINGLYLNIRKHDIATYLILLALVGLLLAQRSLKLSPRQFSWLLLGLVTLNLANNGLGWMSINTNSNSTEQIRRGTAMKWVKGYLDDAQTGLAKSGFYRTALGPSYYTMRSAESDVPIVLGTHTVGSYFSVQSGYVGKLAQDLGNAEYAMNSPLGTLDQRTTFSNFLGVRYLFAREDQLKGQALPSGYQVVKTKQGEPKIYADKFIYGLSNHTGTVLLESKRALPLVYTQTQQFSKKAFKQLSATDREQALLQGAMTSRRVKGVKSITPKAKSENVPYTVQLDDTTMLDSTDKVIIYRNQHATGSSNNLLSKLPAETIILTPEQRESLTPATGMTKPSQRLLNLIAANVAIFDQDAEVNQDGLKQMTSDVQGHQLPYNLTITNPKKYRHTELYLVLDGITYENSSIKHAMKVGTNTTVFSDRPNTKVDQLNRLRDGLKGNLSASGYSLTAQTMDNLATFSQLGTTNMSDYERRTSAVINLGYSKHAREKIVLNFTQVRNLRFKSAKLVAVPFGRSYTKQTTKLQEQGLKNSQVTANKITGTTNTNQASVLTTSIPYSTGWQLQVDGKTVKTQIVNDAFVGARLTAGRHTIKLTYTTPGVKLGTWLAAISWLIVLGLAGWFGFKWIKATRK; encoded by the coding sequence TTGATTAAATTACGAAAAATACCGCTATGGGTGAGTTACACGGTGATGTTTGTGCTCATTTGTGGTTTGACGTTTAGCAGCCTGTTCTTAGCAGGCCGGACGTTAATTTGGGAAGTTGACGGGATCGCGCAGCATTTTCCAATTTTATTGGAATTTCAGAAGATCCTGCAAAGTAATCCGTTGAAACTGTTTGGTTGGTCCTGGAACTTGGGGTTAGGGGCCGATCAGTTAACGACTTTTGCGTACTACGTAGTGGGGGATCCGTTTAATTATTTGGTGGCGTTTACCTCACGCGCATACTTGGAATTCACTTACCAAGCCCTGATTATTTTGCGCTTGTATTGTGCTGGTCTGGCGTTTCTGGGCTTTAGTAAGCAGTTCCACTTCAGTCGGTTGAGCCGGCTGATTGGGACGCTGACGTATACTTTTACGGCGTATACGTTTTACGTTGGGATGCACCATCCTTTCTTTATCTTACCGATGATCTGGTTTCCATTGCTCTGCTGGGCCATTGAAAGGGTCCTGCAGGGTAAAAATTGGCTGCCTGTGACGCTCATCACGGCGATGGTCATTACCAGCAACTTTTATTTTGCCTACCTGTTAGCTTTAGGGAGTCTGATCTATGCTTTCGTCCGTTTCTGGCAATTGACGCGTGAACACCGGATGCAATGCCGTTTCATGACGCTGTTTTGGCGATTGTTGATTGCGGTGACCTTGGGTGTGGCCATGTCTGGCGTTATTTTGGTGCCAACGATTTTGGCGATGCTCCATGCGACCCGGACAAGTTTTGACTTCGCGAACGGGTTGTGGACATATCCAATTAATTATTACGTTAACTTGCCAAACCGTTTATTAACGAACGGTGGGAGTGTGCAATATTGGGTCACGCTTGGCCTAAGTAGTATCAGTTTCTTAGGCGCGTTATTTACATTGAAACATTTTAAACGTTATTGGACCTTAAACTGGGTCTTAGTTGCGATGATGATTGGTATTTTAGTCCCAGGATTTGCCGCATTTTTTAACGTTTTGTCGACGCCTTCGAATCGTTGGTTGATGATGGCGACCTTAGTCTTTGCCTTAGCCACCATGATTTTTGTGGATGAAATGGCCCATTTAACTGCTGGTGACCTTAAATGGTTAGCTGGTATGAGTATTGGCCTGCTCGGACTGATTTGGGTGATCAACGGGTTATACTTAAATATTCGAAAACATGATATTGCCACTTATTTAATTTTGTTGGCACTCGTTGGCTTGTTGTTAGCGCAACGTTCGTTGAAGCTATCGCCACGACAATTTAGTTGGCTATTATTAGGATTGGTAACACTGAACCTCGCTAATAATGGTCTTGGCTGGATGAGTATCAATACTAACTCTAACAGTACGGAACAAATCCGGCGTGGGACTGCCATGAAATGGGTCAAGGGCTATTTGGACGATGCCCAGACTGGACTTGCCAAGTCTGGTTTTTATCGGACGGCATTAGGCCCCAGCTATTACACGATGCGTTCGGCTGAGAGTGACGTTCCCATAGTCTTGGGCACGCATACGGTTGGCTCGTATTTTTCAGTTCAAAGTGGTTATGTCGGCAAGTTAGCACAAGATTTAGGAAATGCCGAATACGCGATGAACTCACCACTGGGCACGTTGGATCAGCGAACCACGTTTAGCAATTTCTTGGGGGTCCGTTACTTGTTCGCCCGTGAAGACCAACTCAAAGGCCAAGCGTTACCGAGTGGCTATCAAGTGGTGAAAACGAAGCAGGGGGAACCTAAGATCTATGCGGATAAATTTATTTATGGGCTCAGTAATCATACCGGAACGGTGTTACTAGAATCCAAACGAGCGCTGCCATTGGTTTATACGCAGACGCAACAATTCTCCAAAAAGGCGTTTAAGCAACTATCCGCGACTGATCGTGAGCAAGCCCTCTTGCAAGGAGCCATGACGAGTCGCCGAGTTAAGGGTGTTAAGTCGATTACGCCAAAAGCTAAGAGTGAGAATGTGCCTTATACGGTACAGCTCGACGATACGACAATGTTGGATTCGACCGATAAAGTGATTATTTATCGTAATCAGCATGCGACTGGGAGTTCCAACAATCTTTTAAGCAAGTTACCCGCAGAGACTATCATTTTGACGCCGGAACAACGTGAGAGTTTGACGCCAGCAACGGGCATGACCAAGCCTTCGCAACGTTTGTTGAATCTGATTGCGGCAAATGTCGCGATATTTGATCAAGACGCAGAAGTTAATCAAGATGGGCTCAAACAGATGACCAGTGACGTGCAGGGCCATCAGTTACCTTATAATCTCACTATTACGAATCCAAAAAAGTATCGACATACTGAGCTGTACCTAGTTTTGGATGGCATTACTTATGAAAATTCTTCGATTAAGCACGCGATGAAAGTCGGCACAAATACGACGGTCTTCTCGGATCGACCAAATACTAAAGTCGATCAATTGAATCGTCTACGTGATGGCTTGAAGGGGAATCTGAGTGCGAGTGGCTATAGTTTGACTGCTCAAACGATGGACAACTTAGCGACCTTTAGCCAACTTGGGACGACCAATATGTCTGATTATGAGCGTCGAACTTCGGCAGTCATTAATCTTGGCTATAGCAAACATGCGCGCGAAAAGATCGTTTTGAATTTCACGCAAGTTCGCAATTTGAGATTTAAGTCTGCAAAATTAGTGGCGGTACCATTTGGTCGGTCATATACCAAGCAGACGACTAAGTTGCAGGAACAAGGCTTGAAAAATAGTCAAGTGACCGCAAACAAAATCACGGGAACAACTAATACCAATCAGGCTAGTGTGTTGACGACTAGTATTCCTTATTCAACCGGTTGGCAACTACAAGTTGACGGTAAAACGGTTAAAACTCAAATCGTTAATGATGCCTTTGTAGGGGCACGTTTGACTGCTGGGCGGCATACCATTAAGTTAACTTATACCACACCCGGTGTGAAACTAGGGACATGGTTGGCTGCCATTAGTTGGCTCATTGTTCTTGGCTTGGCTGGCTGGTTTGGGTTTAAATGGATTAAGGCGACTCGCAAGTAG